One window of Flavobacteriales bacterium genomic DNA carries:
- a CDS encoding NCS1 family nucleobase:cation symporter-1: MEQQLPADLTSSPLYSADLAPIPANKRTWNVWNLAALWVGMAVCIPTYLLASYMMRAGLSWQAAITIIGLANLVITVPMVLNGHAGVKYGIPFPVLGRSAFGTQGIHIPSMVRAIVACGWFGVNAWIGGLALYSIWNTALGIPGDPGLSMGKFVAFGVFWLIQIWFIWRGTESIKWMETWAAPILIVIGLLLIGWGAKNAGGFMNALEQGKQLQHGTVTMAKATDSPGRTLVLAPLQYTDGSLKATHYRLVPESTEDPEATHWTPLTNPVTEVPIGLRTTANVQFKDDAGNLSSIVTVNAEAPPDEGVGFWSYLLWFTAMVGFWATMAISISDITRFAKTQKDQLAGQFIGLPGTMLFYSFVGIFVTSAAVVAFKDVLIAEDAPWDPVTLVSKFQNPGVVIFAQFAMLIATLSTNIAANVIAPANAISNLFPKKISFRVGGVIAGLIGVVICPWWLMDEISGILVFVSGLLGPVLGILLCDYFLVRKRTLILADLYRENGPHAGVSKPALIALIAGVLVALIGYWVKPLEALYQLSWFTGFIVSFVVYAVLKRWDATRATARTSS; this comes from the coding sequence ATGGAGCAACAACTTCCCGCCGACCTCACCAGCTCCCCCCTCTACAGTGCCGATCTGGCGCCTATCCCGGCCAATAAACGCACCTGGAACGTATGGAACTTGGCTGCGCTCTGGGTGGGCATGGCGGTGTGTATCCCCACCTATCTGCTTGCCTCGTACATGATGCGGGCCGGCCTCAGTTGGCAGGCGGCGATCACCATTATCGGCCTCGCCAATCTGGTGATCACCGTGCCCATGGTGCTCAACGGCCACGCCGGCGTGAAATACGGGATCCCTTTCCCCGTGTTGGGCCGCTCGGCCTTCGGGACGCAGGGCATCCACATCCCCAGCATGGTGCGCGCCATCGTGGCCTGCGGTTGGTTCGGCGTGAACGCGTGGATCGGCGGGCTGGCGCTCTATTCCATTTGGAACACGGCTCTCGGCATACCGGGCGATCCCGGCCTTAGCATGGGCAAATTCGTTGCCTTCGGGGTGTTCTGGCTGATCCAGATCTGGTTCATCTGGCGCGGCACGGAAAGCATCAAGTGGATGGAGACCTGGGCCGCGCCGATCCTGATCGTGATCGGACTGCTGCTGATCGGTTGGGGGGCGAAGAACGCCGGTGGTTTCATGAACGCATTGGAGCAGGGCAAGCAGTTGCAGCACGGCACGGTGACCATGGCGAAGGCCACGGACTCCCCCGGCCGAACGTTGGTGCTCGCACCACTGCAATACACGGACGGCTCGCTCAAGGCCACGCACTATCGCTTAGTTCCGGAGTCGACCGAGGATCCGGAGGCAACCCACTGGACCCCGCTCACGAATCCCGTGACCGAAGTGCCCATCGGCCTGCGGACCACCGCGAATGTGCAGTTCAAGGATGATGCAGGCAATCTGTCGAGCATCGTGACCGTGAACGCCGAGGCCCCGCCCGACGAAGGTGTCGGCTTCTGGAGCTACCTGCTCTGGTTCACGGCCATGGTCGGATTCTGGGCCACGATGGCGATCAGCATTTCGGACATCACGCGCTTCGCAAAGACGCAGAAAGACCAGCTCGCGGGCCAGTTCATCGGGCTGCCCGGCACCATGCTGTTCTACTCGTTCGTCGGCATATTCGTCACCAGTGCGGCCGTGGTGGCCTTCAAGGACGTCCTGATCGCCGAGGATGCACCGTGGGACCCCGTCACGCTCGTGAGCAAATTCCAGAACCCGGGGGTGGTGATCTTCGCGCAGTTCGCCATGCTGATCGCCACGCTCAGCACCAACATCGCGGCGAACGTGATCGCACCGGCCAACGCCATCAGCAACCTCTTTCCGAAAAAGATCAGCTTCCGTGTTGGCGGCGTGATCGCCGGGCTGATCGGCGTGGTGATCTGCCCTTGGTGGCTGATGGACGAGATCAGCGGCATCCTCGTCTTCGTAAGCGGTCTGCTCGGTCCGGTGTTGGGCATTCTGCTCTGCGATTATTTCCTCGTGCGGAAACGCACGCTCATACTGGCGGACCTGTACCGAGAGAACGGGCCGCACGCCGGGGTGAGCAAGCCGGCATTGATCGCCTTGATCGCGGGAGTGCTTGTGGCTCTGATCGGCTATTGGGTGAAGCCGCTGGAAGCGCTTTACCAGCTTTCGTGGTTCACGGGGTTCATCGTGAGCTTCGTGGTGTATGCAGTGCTGAAGCGATGGGATGCAACAAGAGCCACCGCCCGAACATCCTCTTGA
- a CDS encoding GxxExxY protein — MQEVEEEYLHAELTEAIIKAFYTVYNSLGYGFLEKVYENALYLELLNMGLTVVRQSPVTVYYQEKEVGQYYADLLVDDLVILELKAAETICKEHEYQLINYLKATKIEVGLLLNFGTKPQVKRKIFSNRRMC, encoded by the coding sequence ATGCAGGAGGTGGAAGAAGAATATCTGCATGCTGAACTGACCGAGGCGATCATCAAGGCGTTCTATACGGTGTACAATTCCTTGGGCTATGGCTTTCTCGAAAAAGTTTACGAAAATGCACTGTACTTGGAACTTCTGAACATGGGGCTAACTGTCGTTCGTCAGAGTCCTGTCACTGTATACTATCAGGAAAAGGAAGTGGGGCAGTACTATGCCGACCTGTTAGTCGACGACCTTGTGATCTTGGAGTTGAAAGCAGCGGAGACCATCTGCAAAGAGCACGAGTACCAACTCATCAACTACCTTAAGGCCACAAAAATTGAGGTGGGCCTTCTGCTCAACTTCGGCACCAAGCCACAGGTCAAACGAAAGATCTTTTCCAACCGCCGGATGTGTTGA
- a CDS encoding MoxR family ATPase, with translation MSGENSDVRAVEEFGAKYRRLKAEINKVIIGQDKVVDDVLIAIFSRGHCLLVGVPGLAKTLLVNTVGGALGLSFNRIQFTPDLMPSDIIGSEVLDQDRQFRFVKGPLFANIILADEINRTPPKTQAALLEAMQEKSVTAAGNTFKLPEPFFVLATQNPIEQEGTYPLPEAQLDRFMFNIWVDYPSYQDELAVVKATTGGTTATVEPVMSLEEILFYQGLVRRIPVPDNVMEYAVKLATSTRPGMPGTPAVIRDHVSWGAGPRASQYLVIGAKCHALVRGRFSPDIEDVQAVAEPILRHRLVRNYKAEAEGVTAERIIRELL, from the coding sequence ATGAGCGGAGAGAACAGTGATGTGCGAGCAGTGGAGGAGTTCGGCGCGAAATACCGCCGGTTGAAAGCTGAGATCAACAAGGTCATCATCGGGCAGGACAAGGTGGTGGACGATGTGCTTATTGCTATCTTCAGCCGGGGCCACTGTTTGTTGGTGGGTGTTCCGGGATTGGCCAAGACCTTGTTGGTGAACACCGTGGGCGGTGCGCTGGGCCTCAGCTTCAACCGGATCCAGTTCACACCGGACCTGATGCCCAGTGACATCATCGGCTCCGAAGTGCTCGACCAAGACCGCCAGTTCCGCTTCGTGAAGGGGCCGCTCTTCGCCAACATTATTCTCGCTGACGAGATCAACCGGACCCCGCCCAAGACCCAGGCGGCGCTCCTGGAGGCCATGCAGGAAAAGTCCGTCACTGCGGCAGGTAACACCTTCAAACTGCCTGAGCCCTTCTTCGTGCTGGCCACGCAGAACCCTATTGAGCAGGAAGGAACCTATCCTTTGCCGGAGGCACAGTTGGACCGTTTTATGTTCAACATTTGGGTGGATTATCCTTCCTATCAGGACGAACTTGCGGTGGTGAAGGCCACTACCGGTGGGACCACGGCCACCGTGGAGCCTGTTATGAGCCTTGAAGAGATCCTCTTCTACCAAGGGCTGGTGCGGCGTATTCCGGTGCCGGACAATGTAATGGAGTATGCCGTGAAGTTGGCCACCAGCACGCGTCCCGGAATGCCGGGAACACCGGCGGTGATCCGGGACCATGTGAGTTGGGGAGCCGGGCCGCGGGCGAGCCAGTACTTGGTGATCGGGGCCAAATGCCACGCCTTGGTGCGGGGACGTTTCAGCCCGGACATCGAGGATGTGCAGGCCGTCGCGGAACCGATCCTGCGGCACCGTTTGGTACGTAACTACAAGGCCGAGGCCGAAGGGGTCACCGCGGAACGCATCATCCGCGAGCTGCTCTGA
- the hydA gene encoding dihydropyrimidinase, producing the protein MSILIKNGTVVTAADLHRADVLIEGEHVKAIGHDLKAEGAEVIDAKGLFVMPGGIDPHVHLAMPFMGTFSSDDYSTGTLAALHGGTTMVIDFILQTQGKSLHHALETWQGRMKGNLYGDLGWHMAVTDFNDDTKKEVKEMIEQEGITSFKTFMAYKGALMIDDRQMVGLMNEVKANGGIVTVHATNGDMIDFLVQKNRAEGNMAPLYHYLSQPEITEAEATGRFADMASYTGVPAYIVHMTCEGALNHVRDAARRNQRVLAETCIQYLLLDASLYEREDGAKWVMSPPLREKKDIAALWGAIDQGTVQVVATDHCPFTLEQKAMGKDDFSKIPNGHPAIEHRMELLFSEGVNKKRITLNKFVEVTATNPAKIFGMFPRKGTIGIGSDADIILFDPNEKHVLSAKTHHMNTDYSGYEGKELTGKVKTVILRGQVAIHNGEVKIKKGYGQFVKRAKVSGML; encoded by the coding sequence ATGAGCATATTGATCAAGAACGGGACCGTTGTCACCGCCGCCGACCTGCACCGCGCGGATGTTCTCATTGAAGGTGAACACGTAAAGGCCATCGGGCACGACCTGAAAGCGGAAGGCGCCGAAGTGATCGACGCGAAAGGCCTGTTCGTAATGCCCGGCGGCATCGACCCGCACGTACACCTTGCCATGCCCTTCATGGGCACCTTCAGCAGCGATGATTATTCCACCGGAACGCTCGCCGCGCTCCACGGCGGCACCACCATGGTGATCGACTTCATTCTACAAACGCAAGGCAAGAGCCTGCACCATGCGCTGGAAACCTGGCAGGGCCGCATGAAGGGCAACCTCTACGGCGACCTCGGTTGGCACATGGCCGTCACCGATTTCAACGACGACACGAAGAAGGAGGTGAAGGAGATGATCGAGCAGGAGGGCATCACCAGCTTCAAGACCTTCATGGCTTACAAGGGCGCGCTGATGATCGACGACCGCCAGATGGTGGGCCTGATGAACGAGGTGAAGGCGAACGGCGGCATCGTTACCGTGCATGCCACCAACGGCGACATGATCGACTTCCTGGTGCAGAAGAACCGCGCGGAAGGGAACATGGCGCCACTGTACCACTATCTCAGCCAGCCGGAGATCACCGAGGCCGAGGCCACCGGTCGCTTTGCCGACATGGCCTCCTACACCGGCGTGCCCGCGTACATCGTACACATGACCTGCGAAGGCGCGCTGAACCATGTGCGCGACGCAGCGCGACGCAACCAGCGCGTGCTGGCGGAAACCTGCATCCAATACCTGCTGCTGGATGCCTCGTTGTACGAACGCGAGGACGGCGCGAAGTGGGTGATGAGCCCGCCGCTGCGCGAGAAAAAGGACATCGCCGCATTGTGGGGCGCAATAGACCAAGGCACCGTGCAGGTGGTGGCCACGGACCATTGCCCCTTCACCTTGGAGCAGAAAGCCATGGGCAAGGACGATTTCTCGAAGATCCCCAACGGGCATCCCGCCATCGAGCACCGCATGGAACTGCTCTTCAGCGAAGGCGTGAACAAGAAGCGCATCACGCTGAACAAATTCGTGGAGGTCACCGCCACCAACCCGGCGAAGATCTTCGGGATGTTCCCCCGCAAAGGCACCATCGGCATCGGCAGCGACGCGGACATCATCCTCTTCGACCCGAACGAGAAGCATGTGCTCAGCGCGAAGACGCACCACATGAACACGGACTACAGCGGCTACGAGGGCAAGGAACTCACCGGTAAGGTGAAGACCGTGATCCTGCGCGGCCAAGTGGCCATCCATAACGGCGAGGTGAAGATCAAGAAAGGCTACGGACAGTTCGTGAAGCGGGCGAAGGTATCGGGGATGCTTTGA
- a CDS encoding peptidylprolyl isomerase, with protein MSVSHKDALVVLGLLAIGSGATPAHAQEQQPAPPGRYIDGVIGNVAGRIILYSELAGRLEQARQSGEKVTDSLACNEFEDLLYQQLLLEQARIDSVIPDEVQVGAELDRRIRYFEQQIGGREKLEKFYGKSVTEIKADFHDQVSDQLMSQQMQQKITGDARVTPKEVEQFFKSIPQDSLPFINAGVEFARISIYARPTENEDRRVKLKLEEYRDAIVKGEKDFCTVAILYSEDPGSAAQCGELGMVPQGVMVPEFDAVAMSLKGGEISPVFKTKYGYHIMEMIDRKGEQYNARHILLIPKASPADVLGVKDRLDSLMTQVRDGKLDFSKAATDHNDDEDTKGTNGLVIEPNSNSPHWAIGDLDQKNFLVLDKLQVGQISEPQAFEDPDGNKGYRVLRLIKRTDPHRMDLVQDYPLVQQAAEAKLRQRSVDVWVKEKLTGTYVNIIPAYQGCNFEHPWIAASAQQP; from the coding sequence ATGTCCGTTTCCCATAAAGATGCCTTGGTGGTCCTGGGCCTGCTTGCCATCGGCAGTGGTGCAACACCGGCGCATGCGCAGGAGCAGCAGCCCGCACCTCCGGGCCGTTACATCGATGGGGTCATCGGTAACGTGGCCGGGCGCATTATCCTGTACAGCGAATTGGCGGGCAGGCTGGAACAGGCACGTCAAAGCGGGGAAAAGGTCACGGATTCTTTGGCCTGCAATGAGTTCGAGGATCTGCTATACCAACAGTTGCTGTTGGAGCAGGCACGCATTGACAGCGTGATCCCGGACGAGGTGCAGGTCGGGGCCGAGCTGGACCGTCGCATCCGGTACTTCGAGCAGCAGATCGGCGGGCGGGAGAAGCTGGAGAAATTCTACGGCAAGAGCGTCACTGAGATCAAGGCGGACTTTCACGACCAGGTCTCGGACCAGCTCATGAGCCAACAGATGCAGCAGAAGATCACTGGGGATGCACGGGTGACACCCAAGGAGGTGGAGCAGTTCTTCAAGAGCATCCCCCAGGACAGCCTGCCCTTCATCAACGCCGGGGTGGAGTTCGCGCGCATTTCCATCTATGCCAGACCCACGGAAAATGAAGACCGGCGCGTGAAATTGAAACTGGAGGAATACCGCGATGCCATCGTGAAAGGGGAGAAGGACTTCTGCACCGTGGCCATCCTCTACAGTGAGGACCCGGGTTCGGCGGCCCAATGCGGCGAGCTGGGCATGGTCCCGCAAGGCGTGATGGTGCCCGAGTTCGATGCCGTGGCGATGAGCCTGAAGGGCGGGGAGATATCCCCGGTGTTCAAGACCAAGTACGGATATCACATCATGGAGATGATCGACCGCAAGGGCGAACAGTACAATGCCCGCCACATCCTGTTGATCCCGAAAGCCTCCCCGGCTGACGTGCTCGGGGTAAAGGACCGATTGGACAGCCTGATGACCCAAGTGCGTGACGGAAAACTGGACTTCAGCAAAGCCGCAACGGACCACAATGACGACGAAGACACCAAGGGCACGAACGGTCTGGTGATCGAACCCAACAGCAATAGCCCGCACTGGGCCATCGGCGATCTGGACCAGAAGAACTTCCTCGTGCTGGACAAGCTCCAAGTGGGCCAGATCAGCGAGCCTCAGGCGTTTGAGGACCCGGACGGGAATAAAGGGTATCGGGTCCTTCGTCTAATAAAGCGCACCGATCCGCACCGCATGGACCTGGTGCAGGATTATCCCTTGGTCCAGCAGGCTGCGGAGGCGAAGCTGCGCCAACGGAGCGTGGATGTGTGGGTGAAGGAGAAGCTCACCGGCACCTATGTGAACATCATACCGGCCTATCAAGGCTGCAATTTCGAGCATCCCTGGATCGCTGCATCGGCGCAACAGCCCTAA
- a CDS encoding acyltransferase, translating into MPRTIKSGLIQMSLPKTEGEGTIPEIIDAMVQKHIPFIEKAGKAGVQILCLQEIFNTPYFCPGQDKKWYESAESVPGPTTELMQTYAKKYNMVIIVPIYEKESPGVLYNTAAVIDADGTYLGKYRKNHIPHTTGFWEKFFFKPGNLGYPVFQTKYAKVGVYICYDRHFPDGARCLGLNGAEIVYNPSATVAGLSEYLWKLEQPAHAAANGYFMGCINRVGEEKPWNLGKFYGQSYFVDPRGQIFAQASRDDDELLIAEFDLDLIEEVRSTWQFFRDRRPETYGKLVEL; encoded by the coding sequence ATGCCAAGGACAATTAAGAGCGGCCTCATACAGATGAGCCTCCCGAAAACAGAAGGCGAAGGAACCATCCCCGAGATCATCGATGCGATGGTGCAGAAGCACATCCCTTTCATCGAGAAAGCCGGAAAGGCAGGCGTGCAGATCCTCTGCCTGCAGGAGATCTTCAACACGCCCTACTTCTGCCCCGGCCAGGACAAGAAGTGGTACGAAAGCGCGGAGAGCGTGCCCGGCCCCACCACGGAGCTGATGCAGACCTACGCCAAGAAATACAACATGGTCATCATCGTGCCGATCTACGAGAAAGAGTCACCCGGCGTGCTGTACAACACGGCGGCGGTGATCGATGCCGACGGCACCTACCTCGGCAAATACCGCAAGAACCACATCCCGCACACCACCGGCTTCTGGGAGAAATTCTTCTTCAAACCCGGCAACCTCGGCTACCCCGTGTTCCAAACGAAGTATGCTAAAGTGGGTGTGTACATCTGCTACGACCGCCACTTCCCCGACGGTGCAAGATGCCTCGGACTCAACGGCGCGGAGATCGTTTACAATCCTTCCGCAACGGTGGCTGGCCTGAGCGAATACCTCTGGAAGCTGGAGCAACCGGCGCACGCTGCGGCGAACGGCTACTTCATGGGCTGCATCAACCGCGTGGGCGAAGAGAAGCCGTGGAACCTCGGCAAGTTCTACGGCCAGAGCTACTTCGTGGATCCGCGCGGACAGATCTTCGCACAAGCCTCCCGTGATGACGATGAACTGTTGATCGCGGAATTCGACCTTGATCTGATCGAAGAAGTGCGGAGTACATGGCAGTTCTTCAGGGATAGAAGGCCGGAAACTTACGGGAAGCTGGTTGAACTCTAA
- a CDS encoding peptidylprolyl isomerase, translating into MMKRILFGAALSILAFGAQAQTDANDPTLMTVANQPVSRSEFESIYKKNNKDAPVTKEALDEYLDLFINYKLKVRAAEDLGMDTVSKFKSELAGYRTQLARPYLIDRGLNDQLMQEAFNRKKEEIRASHILVQVDPDASPEDTLAAWKRIEALRARVVGGEDFATVAKSKGGSDDPSAKTNGGDLGYFSVLQMVYPFENAAYNTPVGQVSRPVRTKFGYHIIKATDRRPAQGEVKVAHIMIRTTDEDSPEKQQEAEKKIEEAYGRIKSGELSFSDAAMKYSDDAATNTKGGELPPFTTGKMIPEFEEKAFALQSDGDLSTPFKTSYGWHIVKRLSYTPPPNFEEVKGELKTKIAHDSRAEITRKKFLADLRSEYHFKAFPKNQAAVEKALDTTVFRKGTMAMDTLLRKDAEETVVTHNGLKYDRTITGALKNGKMMSPLAKMEGKIPPMPDDTVVVRDVEQGWVNDKGHNAKLTKPVFTIDGKSYSQMDLLDYIQQKQRRGPVQPIGPYVKDHFDQFVDDQLLAFEDGNLEKKYPEFRMLMKEYRDGILLFELTDEKVWSKAVKDTAGLENYYEQHKFDFMYPVRYDLDIYTCANADVAKQVRGLVKKGKAGKDLLAIVNKKDPTALSIESGLFTKEEKPLIKDVTLPGLTTDVAADGKVLFADMKKVVQPEPKPLIEARGLVTAAYQDQLEKDWIKELRAKYPVKVEQDVLYSIK; encoded by the coding sequence ATGATGAAGCGGATCTTGTTCGGAGCGGCCTTGAGCATACTGGCCTTCGGAGCACAAGCGCAGACCGACGCGAACGACCCCACCTTGATGACCGTGGCGAACCAGCCGGTCTCGCGCAGCGAGTTCGAGTCGATCTACAAGAAGAACAACAAGGACGCGCCGGTGACCAAGGAGGCTCTGGACGAATACTTGGACCTCTTCATCAACTACAAGCTGAAGGTGCGTGCGGCTGAAGACCTTGGCATGGACACGGTGTCGAAGTTCAAAAGCGAGCTGGCGGGCTATCGCACGCAATTGGCACGACCCTACCTGATCGATCGCGGCCTGAACGACCAGCTGATGCAGGAAGCGTTCAACCGCAAAAAAGAGGAGATCCGTGCGAGCCACATCTTGGTGCAGGTAGACCCGGACGCCTCACCGGAAGACACGTTGGCCGCTTGGAAACGGATCGAGGCGTTGCGCGCCCGTGTGGTCGGTGGGGAGGATTTCGCCACCGTGGCCAAAAGCAAGGGCGGTAGCGATGACCCAAGCGCGAAAACCAATGGTGGCGACCTTGGCTACTTCAGCGTGCTGCAGATGGTGTACCCCTTCGAGAATGCGGCCTACAACACACCCGTGGGGCAGGTGAGCCGACCGGTGCGCACCAAGTTCGGCTACCACATCATCAAGGCCACCGATAGGAGACCGGCACAAGGAGAGGTCAAGGTGGCCCACATCATGATCCGCACCACCGACGAGGACAGCCCCGAGAAGCAGCAGGAGGCGGAGAAGAAGATCGAAGAGGCCTATGGCCGCATCAAGAGCGGCGAGTTGAGCTTCTCGGACGCTGCAATGAAGTACAGCGACGATGCCGCCACCAACACCAAGGGTGGTGAACTTCCGCCGTTCACCACGGGCAAAATGATCCCTGAGTTCGAGGAGAAAGCGTTCGCTCTACAAAGTGACGGCGACTTGAGCACCCCGTTCAAGACCTCCTACGGCTGGCACATCGTGAAGCGCCTGAGCTACACCCCGCCTCCCAACTTCGAGGAAGTGAAGGGCGAGCTAAAGACCAAGATCGCCCATGACAGCCGTGCGGAGATCACCCGGAAGAAATTCCTGGCCGACCTGCGGAGCGAGTACCACTTCAAGGCATTCCCCAAGAACCAGGCGGCCGTAGAAAAGGCATTGGACACCACGGTCTTCAGGAAGGGCACAATGGCGATGGACACCTTGTTGCGCAAGGATGCCGAGGAGACCGTCGTGACGCACAACGGCCTGAAATATGACCGCACCATCACCGGCGCGTTGAAGAACGGGAAGATGATGAGCCCGCTCGCGAAGATGGAGGGCAAGATCCCGCCTATGCCGGATGATACCGTGGTGGTGCGCGACGTGGAGCAGGGATGGGTGAACGACAAGGGGCACAATGCCAAGCTCACCAAGCCGGTCTTCACCATCGACGGCAAGAGCTATAGCCAGATGGACCTGTTGGACTACATCCAGCAGAAGCAGCGCCGCGGTCCCGTGCAACCGATAGGCCCGTATGTGAAGGACCATTTCGACCAGTTCGTGGACGACCAGCTATTGGCCTTTGAGGACGGGAACCTGGAGAAGAAATATCCGGAGTTCCGGATGCTGATGAAGGAATACCGCGACGGTATCCTGCTGTTCGAGCTCACTGATGAGAAAGTCTGGAGCAAGGCGGTAAAGGACACGGCAGGACTGGAGAATTACTACGAGCAGCACAAGTTCGACTTCATGTACCCCGTGCGCTACGACCTGGACATCTACACCTGTGCCAATGCCGATGTAGCGAAGCAGGTGCGCGGCCTGGTGAAGAAGGGGAAAGCGGGCAAAGACCTGCTGGCTATCGTCAACAAGAAGGATCCGACCGCGCTTTCCATCGAAAGCGGGCTGTTCACCAAGGAGGAGAAACCGCTGATCAAGGATGTCACATTACCGGGGCTGACCACAGACGTGGCAGCGGACGGCAAGGTGCTCTTCGCTGACATGAAAAAGGTGGTGCAGCCCGAGCCCAAGCCGCTGATCGAGGCCCGGGGACTGGTGACCGCTGCTTATCAGGACCAACTGGAAAAGGACTGGATCAAGGAGCTGCGGGCCAAGTACCCGGTGAAGGTTGAACAGGACGTGCTGTACAGCATCAAGTGA